From one Comamonas piscis genomic stretch:
- a CDS encoding KpsF/GutQ family sugar-phosphate isomerase gives MSILQPKRPVEAAQILRLAASTFAIEAEAIAALAQRLDDNFVQVVQRMLTIPGRVVVTGMGKSGHVGRKIAATLASTGTPAFFVHPGEASHGDLGMVTGQDLVLAISNSGESGEIAVLLPVLKRLGVPVVAMTGNLQSSMARHADWVLNTQVDKEACPLNLAPTASTTAQMAMGDALAVALLDARGFKAEDFARSHPGGALGRRLLTHVSDVMRTGDELPTVLPSASFSDLMREMSAKGMGAAAIVDANGLLQGVFTDGDLRRRIEAGADLRGRTAAQVMHSTPRQIAADALAADAAAMMEAHRITSVLVTDTDQHLVGIVHVGDLMRAKVI, from the coding sequence ATGAGCATCCTACAGCCCAAGCGCCCCGTTGAAGCGGCGCAGATTCTGCGCCTGGCGGCGTCCACCTTTGCGATCGAGGCCGAGGCCATTGCAGCACTGGCGCAGCGCCTGGACGACAACTTTGTCCAGGTGGTGCAGCGCATGCTAACCATTCCGGGCCGCGTGGTGGTCACCGGCATGGGCAAGAGCGGGCATGTGGGGCGCAAGATTGCCGCCACCCTGGCATCGACCGGTACGCCGGCGTTTTTTGTACACCCGGGCGAGGCCAGCCATGGCGACCTGGGCATGGTGACGGGCCAGGATCTGGTGCTGGCCATCTCCAACAGCGGCGAGAGCGGCGAGATCGCCGTGCTGCTACCGGTGCTCAAGCGCCTGGGCGTGCCCGTGGTGGCGATGACAGGCAACCTGCAGTCCTCCATGGCCCGCCATGCCGATTGGGTGCTGAACACCCAGGTAGACAAAGAGGCCTGCCCGCTGAACCTGGCGCCCACCGCCAGCACCACCGCGCAGATGGCGATGGGTGATGCACTGGCTGTCGCGCTGCTGGATGCGCGCGGCTTCAAGGCCGAGGATTTTGCCCGCTCCCACCCCGGTGGCGCGCTGGGCCGGCGCCTGCTCACCCACGTATCGGATGTGATGCGCACCGGCGATGAGCTGCCCACCGTGCTGCCAAGCGCCAGCTTTAGCGACCTGATGCGCGAGATGAGCGCCAAGGGCATGGGCGCCGCCGCCATCGTCGATGCGAATGGCCTGCTGCAGGGCGTGTTCACCGATGGCGATCTGCGTCGCCGCATTGAGGCCGGCGCTGATTTGCGCGGCAGGACCGCTGCCCAAGTGATGCACAGCACACCACGCCAGATTGCGGCTGACGCACTGGCCGCCGATGCCGCCGCGATGATGGAGGCCCACCGCATCACCAGCGTGCTGGTGACCGATACCGACCAGCACCTAGTGGGCATTGTGCATGTGGGTGATCTGATGCGCGCCAAGGTGATCTGA
- a CDS encoding KdsC family phosphatase, protein MASTIHLPPITPAQQWPAELLLRAQAIKIVFFDVDGVLTDGGLYISEQGETLKRFHTLDGHGLKMLREAGIVPAVITGRDSAPLRHRLAALGIEHVRYGTEDKLPAAQAMLQALGLDWHQAAAIGDDWPDLPVLRRCQLACAPANAHPEVLGVAHWVTTRHGGAGAARELCDAVLAASGAYVNLLDRYGQ, encoded by the coding sequence ATGGCCAGCACGATCCATCTGCCCCCGATCACTCCCGCCCAGCAGTGGCCGGCCGAGCTGCTGCTGCGCGCCCAGGCGATCAAGATTGTATTTTTCGATGTGGACGGCGTGCTCACCGATGGCGGCCTCTACATCAGCGAGCAGGGCGAGACGCTCAAGCGCTTCCATACGCTCGACGGCCATGGCCTCAAGATGCTGCGCGAAGCGGGCATTGTGCCGGCGGTGATCACCGGCCGCGATTCGGCACCGCTGCGCCACCGCCTGGCGGCGCTGGGCATTGAGCATGTGCGCTATGGCACGGAAGACAAACTGCCCGCCGCCCAGGCCATGCTGCAGGCGCTGGGCCTGGACTGGCACCAGGCCGCAGCCATTGGCGATGACTGGCCGGATCTGCCGGTGCTGCGCCGCTGCCAGCTGGCCTGCGCCCCCGCCAACGCCCACCCCGAAGTGCTGGGCGTGGCACACTGGGTGACTACGCGCCACGGCGGCGCGGGCGCGGCGCGCGAGCTTTGCGATGCCGTGCTGGCCGCCAGCGGCGCCTATGTCAATCTGCTCGATCGGTACGGACAATGA
- the lptC gene encoding LPS export ABC transporter periplasmic protein LptC encodes MKSRLRRLMDLSSIYLPVILMGLLTLGTWWLVRNAPKPQIAREAVVPGHEVDYYMKDFSVRSFDGTGVLTSEILGSKMRHYMDTDTLEIDTATMRSMRLDGSTTVATADRALSNADGSEVQLFGNAKVVRNSNKPDVPQMEFRGEFLHAFVNEERVSSNKPVEIIRGKDRFTADSMVFNNITQVAELKGRVKGVLQPAR; translated from the coding sequence ATGAAATCACGCCTGCGACGCCTCATGGACCTGTCGTCCATCTACCTGCCGGTGATCCTGATGGGCCTGCTGACCCTGGGCACCTGGTGGCTGGTGCGCAATGCGCCCAAGCCACAGATCGCACGCGAGGCGGTGGTGCCCGGCCATGAGGTGGATTACTACATGAAAGACTTTTCGGTGCGCAGCTTTGATGGCACCGGGGTGCTGACCAGCGAGATCCTGGGCAGCAAGATGCGCCACTACATGGACACCGATACCTTGGAGATCGACACGGCCACGATGCGCTCGATGCGGCTGGACGGATCGACCACGGTGGCCACGGCCGACCGGGCGCTGTCCAACGCCGATGGCTCAGAAGTACAGCTGTTTGGCAATGCCAAGGTGGTGCGCAACAGCAACAAGCCGGATGTGCCGCAGATGGAGTTCCGGGGCGAGTTTCTGCACGCCTTCGTGAACGAGGAACGGGTCAGCTCCAACAAACCTGTCGAGATCATCCGAGGCAAGGACCGCTTCACGGCCGATTCCATGGTCTTCAACAACATCACCCAGGTCGCAGAGCTCAAGGGCCGGGTGAAGGGCGTGCTCCAGCCCGCACGCTGA
- a CDS encoding SDR family oxidoreductase produces MSTSLSDTPLVLITGASSGIGQALAWRYYQAGYRLALVARRDAVMQAWAQAQGMDASRYAIYGADVADQDQIIDACTQCLQQQGLPDVVVANAGVSYGIDTAEREDLEVLAQTYSTNVIGMAATFHAFVRPMQARGSGKLVGIASVAGIRGLPGHGAYCASKAAVISYCESLRVELQRSGVQVVTICPGFVATPLTSHNRYGMPFLMQPEAFADKAYAVIAKARSYAVIPWQMGWVARLLRCLPNALYDRALANRPRKHRHRERVQELPPGQD; encoded by the coding sequence ATGTCCACCTCTTTGAGTGATACACCGCTGGTGCTCATCACCGGCGCCTCCAGCGGCATCGGCCAGGCGTTGGCCTGGCGCTACTACCAGGCGGGTTACCGCCTGGCTTTGGTGGCCCGCCGCGACGCGGTGATGCAGGCATGGGCGCAGGCCCAGGGCATGGACGCCAGCCGCTATGCCATCTACGGCGCCGATGTGGCCGACCAGGACCAGATCATTGACGCTTGCACGCAATGCCTGCAGCAGCAGGGCCTGCCCGATGTGGTGGTGGCCAATGCCGGGGTGAGCTATGGCATTGACACGGCGGAGCGTGAGGATCTGGAGGTGCTGGCCCAGACCTATTCCACCAATGTCATCGGCATGGCCGCCACCTTCCACGCCTTTGTGCGGCCCATGCAGGCGCGCGGCAGCGGCAAGCTGGTGGGTATTGCCAGCGTGGCCGGCATACGCGGCCTGCCCGGCCATGGCGCCTACTGCGCCAGCAAGGCAGCGGTCATCAGCTACTGTGAAAGCCTGCGGGTGGAGCTGCAGCGCAGCGGCGTGCAGGTAGTCACCATCTGCCCGGGCTTTGTGGCCACGCCGCTCACCAGCCATAACCGCTATGGCATGCCCTTTCTGATGCAGCCCGAGGCCTTTGCCGACAAAGCCTATGCGGTGATTGCCAAGGCACGCAGCTATGCCGTCATCCCCTGGCAAATGGGCTGGGTGGCCAGGCTGTTGCGCTGCCTGCCCAATGCGCTCTATGATCGCGCACTGGCCAACCGACCGCGCAAGCACCGCCACCGCGAGCGGGTGCAAGAGTTGCCGCCGGGCCAGGATTGA
- a CDS encoding RNA recognition motif domain-containing protein encodes MGNKLYVGNLPYSFRDSDLESTFSQFGSVSSAKVMMERDTGRSKGFGFVEMGSDAEAQAAIEGVNGQGFGGRNLVVNEARPMEARPPRSGGFGGGDRGGFGGGGGGRGGFGGGGGDRGGFGGGGGRGGYGGGSY; translated from the coding sequence ATGGGCAACAAACTTTACGTGGGCAACCTGCCCTACTCTTTCCGTGACAGCGATCTGGAAAGCACTTTCAGCCAGTTCGGTTCCGTCTCCAGCGCCAAGGTCATGATGGAACGTGACACCGGCCGTTCCAAGGGCTTCGGCTTTGTGGAAATGGGTTCGGACGCTGAAGCACAAGCTGCTATCGAAGGCGTGAATGGCCAAGGTTTCGGCGGCCGTAACCTGGTCGTGAACGAAGCACGTCCAATGGAAGCACGTCCTCCACGTAGCGGCGGCTTCGGCGGCGGTGATCGCGGCGGCTTCGGCGGCGGCGGTGGCGGCCGTGGCGGCTTCGGCGGCGGCGGTGGTGATCGCGGCGGCTTCGGCGGCGGCGGTGGCCGTGGCGGCTACGGTGGCGGCAGCTACTAA
- a CDS encoding TMEM165/GDT1 family protein has product MEAFLLSTAVVALAEMGDKTQLLSLVLAAKYRKPWPIVLGIFVSTLVNHALAGAVGAWVTTVLGPDVLRWILGVSFILMAGWMLIPDKIDEDEAGKSSGRWGVFGTTLVLFFLAEMGDKTQLATVGLAAKYPASYYWVVAGTTIGMMLANAPVVWFGDKITKKLPIRWIHRVCAVIFLVLGVAALFTTMD; this is encoded by the coding sequence ATGGAAGCCTTTCTCCTCTCAACCGCTGTTGTCGCCCTTGCAGAAATGGGCGACAAGACACAGTTGCTCTCGCTCGTCCTCGCTGCCAAATACCGCAAACCCTGGCCCATTGTCTTGGGCATCTTTGTCTCCACCCTCGTCAACCATGCGCTGGCGGGCGCCGTTGGTGCCTGGGTCACCACCGTGCTCGGCCCCGATGTGCTGCGCTGGATTCTGGGTGTGTCCTTTATCTTGATGGCCGGCTGGATGCTGATCCCCGACAAGATCGATGAAGACGAGGCCGGCAAGAGCAGCGGCCGCTGGGGCGTGTTCGGCACCACCCTGGTGCTGTTCTTCCTGGCCGAGATGGGCGACAAAACCCAGCTGGCCACCGTGGGCCTGGCTGCCAAATACCCCGCCTCTTATTACTGGGTAGTCGCCGGCACCACCATCGGCATGATGCTGGCCAACGCCCCCGTGGTCTGGTTTGGCGACAAGATCACCAAGAAGCTGCCGATCCGCTGGATCCACCGGGTCTGCGCGGTGATCTTCCTGGTGCTGGGGGTTGCTGCACTGTTCACGACGATGGATTGA
- the putA gene encoding trifunctional transcriptional regulator/proline dehydrogenase/L-glutamate gamma-semialdehyde dehydrogenase, giving the protein MTANAVVDNQPSTTSPFSAADGSRSGAIAPVFNELVSALQPATALRAAITAAYRQPETEAVAALLPQATPPAAISQAGDALALQLARALRERKADSGRAGLVQGLLQEFALSSQEGIALMCLAEALLRIPDTATRDVLIRDKVAHGQWKAHVGKSPSMFVNAAAWGLVLTGKLVATHSEGSLGQSLTRLIGRGGEPLIRKGVDMAMRMMGEQFVTGETIGEALHNAERLEAKGFRYSYDMLGEAAMTSDDAQRYLRDYENAIHAIGKASNGRGVYEGPGISIKLSALHPRYSRAQYDRVMAELYPVVLQLAVLAKGYNIGLNIDAEEADRLELSLDLLEKLCFAPELAGFAGIGFVVQAYQKRCPHVLAYIIDLARRSQHRLMVRLVKGAYWDSEIKRAQVDGLDGYPVYTRKAYTDVSYVACARQLLAAPDAVYPQFATHNAHTLATIYHLADPATYQPGQYEFQCLHGMGEPLYEQVVGRNASEKLGRPCRIYAPVGTHETLLAYLVRRLLENGANTSFVNRIADQDIPLAKLVENPVTTVQQWAQSEGQLGLPNPHIAQPRALYGASRSNSAGLDLSNDDRLRALQQDLQASAQMAWHAQPMLADGAPASTQPSEPVLNPADHRDQVGTVTLASTEQVEFALAAAQAAAARWQATPAAERADCLAKAGDLLEAHMPTLMGVLVREAGKTCSNAIAEVREAVDFLRFYAAQVRSWGEADYQALGPVVCISPWNFPLAIFSGQIAAALAAGNTVLAKPAEQTPLIAAAAVQALWQAGVPRDVLQLLPGTGETVGARLVADSRVQAVMFTGSTEVARILQKTLAQRLDAQGQPVTLVAETGGQNAMIVDSSALAEQVVVDVLSSAFDSAGQRCSALRVLCVQEEAADRLLHMLRGAMQELNVSNPCQLKTDVGPVIDAEAKGVIDQHIARMQAAGHQVWQNGGASAPGTFVPPTVIAIRQLSELKREVFGPVLHVLRYRRENLPQLLADINATGYALTLGLHTRIDETIHQVVNTAHAGNIYVNRNIVGAVVGVQPFGGEGLSGTGPKAGGPLYMLRLLSRMPATATVDALAHLPRMAGSQAPAPASGQRSNAHGLEQADAAPAPALDALQSWASQQGQGDLAALCQRYAAHTGNGFAAELPGPTGERNLYVLSGRERVACVASSNTLLLAQLAAVLAVGATAVWPAGSAHTSLLAQLPASVRASVQLSSHSGQAFLQTEAFDALVIDAASGWQAAGNSLVDRAGAIVPMTAQAPDGSLPLFRLLAEHAISINTAAAGGNASLMTLD; this is encoded by the coding sequence ATGACTGCCAACGCCGTTGTTGACAACCAGCCCTCCACTACCTCGCCATTTTCAGCCGCAGACGGCAGCCGATCTGGCGCAATTGCTCCTGTTTTTAATGAGCTGGTATCGGCACTGCAGCCGGCCACGGCCTTGCGAGCGGCCATCACCGCCGCCTACCGCCAGCCAGAGACCGAAGCTGTAGCCGCCCTGCTTCCGCAGGCCACACCACCGGCTGCCATCAGCCAGGCAGGCGATGCCTTGGCACTGCAGTTGGCCCGCGCACTGCGCGAGCGCAAGGCCGACAGCGGCCGTGCCGGCCTGGTGCAAGGCCTGCTGCAGGAGTTTGCGCTGTCCTCGCAAGAAGGCATAGCCTTGATGTGCCTGGCCGAAGCGCTGCTGCGCATCCCCGACACGGCCACCCGCGATGTGCTGATCCGCGACAAGGTTGCCCACGGCCAGTGGAAGGCCCATGTGGGCAAGAGCCCATCGATGTTCGTCAACGCCGCCGCCTGGGGCCTGGTGCTGACCGGCAAGCTGGTAGCCACGCACAGCGAGGGCTCGCTGGGCCAGTCGCTGACCCGCCTGATCGGGCGCGGTGGCGAGCCGCTGATCCGCAAGGGTGTGGACATGGCCATGCGCATGATGGGCGAGCAGTTCGTCACCGGCGAGACGATTGGCGAGGCGCTGCACAATGCCGAGCGCCTGGAGGCCAAGGGCTTCCGCTACTCCTACGACATGCTGGGCGAAGCGGCGATGACCAGCGATGACGCCCAGCGCTACCTGCGCGATTACGAAAACGCCATCCATGCGATTGGCAAGGCCAGCAATGGCCGGGGCGTGTATGAAGGCCCGGGCATCTCGATCAAGCTGTCGGCCCTGCACCCGCGCTACAGCCGCGCGCAGTACGACCGCGTGATGGCCGAGCTGTATCCGGTGGTGCTGCAACTGGCCGTGCTGGCCAAGGGCTACAACATCGGCCTCAATATCGATGCCGAAGAAGCCGACCGCCTGGAGCTGTCACTGGACCTGCTGGAAAAGCTCTGCTTTGCGCCCGAACTGGCAGGCTTTGCCGGCATTGGCTTTGTGGTGCAGGCCTACCAAAAGCGCTGCCCCCATGTGCTGGCCTACATCATCGATCTGGCCCGCCGCAGCCAGCACCGGCTGATGGTGCGCCTGGTCAAAGGCGCTTACTGGGACAGCGAGATCAAGCGCGCCCAGGTCGATGGCCTCGACGGCTATCCCGTCTACACCCGCAAGGCCTATACCGATGTGTCCTATGTGGCCTGCGCCCGCCAGCTGCTGGCCGCGCCCGATGCGGTGTACCCGCAGTTCGCCACCCACAACGCCCACACGCTGGCCACCATCTACCACCTGGCTGACCCGGCAACCTACCAGCCCGGCCAGTACGAGTTCCAGTGCCTGCACGGCATGGGCGAGCCGCTGTATGAGCAGGTAGTGGGCCGCAACGCCAGCGAAAAGCTGGGCCGCCCCTGCCGCATCTATGCGCCCGTGGGCACGCATGAAACCCTGCTGGCCTACCTGGTGCGTCGCCTGCTGGAGAACGGCGCCAACACCAGCTTTGTGAACCGCATCGCCGACCAGGACATCCCCCTGGCCAAACTGGTGGAGAACCCTGTCACCACCGTCCAGCAATGGGCGCAAAGCGAAGGCCAGCTGGGCCTGCCCAACCCGCATATTGCCCAACCGCGCGCGCTGTATGGCGCAAGCCGCAGCAATTCGGCCGGGCTGGATCTGTCGAACGACGACCGCCTGCGCGCGCTGCAGCAAGACCTGCAGGCCAGCGCGCAAATGGCCTGGCATGCCCAGCCGATGCTGGCCGATGGCGCCCCCGCATCCACCCAGCCGAGCGAGCCCGTGCTCAACCCCGCCGACCACCGCGACCAGGTGGGTACCGTCACCCTCGCATCGACCGAGCAGGTGGAGTTTGCGCTGGCTGCGGCCCAAGCCGCCGCTGCCCGCTGGCAGGCCACCCCGGCCGCCGAACGCGCCGACTGCCTTGCTAAGGCTGGCGACTTGCTCGAAGCCCATATGCCCACCTTGATGGGCGTGCTGGTGCGCGAGGCCGGAAAGACCTGCTCCAACGCCATTGCCGAAGTGCGCGAGGCGGTCGACTTTCTGCGCTTTTACGCTGCCCAGGTGCGCAGCTGGGGCGAGGCGGACTACCAGGCACTGGGCCCGGTGGTTTGCATCAGCCCCTGGAACTTCCCGCTGGCCATCTTCAGCGGCCAGATTGCCGCTGCACTGGCTGCGGGCAACACCGTGTTGGCCAAGCCGGCCGAGCAAACCCCGCTGATCGCCGCCGCTGCCGTGCAGGCGCTGTGGCAGGCCGGCGTGCCGCGCGATGTGCTGCAGCTGCTGCCGGGCACCGGTGAGACCGTCGGCGCCCGCCTGGTGGCTGACAGCCGGGTGCAAGCCGTCATGTTCACCGGCTCGACCGAGGTGGCCCGCATTCTGCAAAAAACCCTGGCCCAGCGCCTCGATGCCCAAGGCCAGCCCGTCACCCTGGTGGCCGAGACCGGTGGCCAGAACGCGATGATCGTGGATTCGTCCGCGCTGGCCGAGCAGGTGGTGGTGGATGTGCTGTCCTCAGCCTTTGACTCCGCCGGCCAGCGCTGCTCGGCGCTGCGCGTGCTCTGCGTGCAAGAGGAAGCCGCCGACCGCCTGCTGCACATGCTGCGCGGCGCGATGCAGGAGCTTAATGTTAGCAACCCCTGCCAGCTCAAGACCGATGTCGGCCCCGTCATCGATGCCGAGGCCAAGGGCGTTATCGACCAGCACATTGCCCGCATGCAGGCTGCCGGCCACCAGGTCTGGCAAAATGGCGGCGCCAGCGCGCCAGGCACCTTTGTGCCGCCCACGGTGATCGCCATTCGCCAGCTGTCCGAGCTGAAGCGCGAGGTCTTCGGCCCGGTGCTGCATGTGCTGCGCTACCGCCGCGAGAACCTGCCCCAGCTGCTGGCCGACATCAATGCCACCGGCTACGCGCTCACCCTGGGCCTGCACACCCGCATTGATGAAACCATCCACCAGGTGGTCAACACCGCGCATGCCGGCAATATCTATGTGAACCGCAACATCGTCGGCGCCGTCGTCGGCGTGCAGCCCTTTGGTGGCGAAGGCCTGTCGGGCACGGGCCCCAAGGCCGGTGGCCCGCTGTACATGCTGCGCCTGCTGAGCCGCATGCCCGCCACGGCCACGGTGGATGCGCTGGCCCACCTGCCCCGCATGGCAGGCAGCCAAGCCCCTGCACCCGCTTCCGGCCAGCGCAGCAACGCCCATGGCCTGGAGCAGGCCGATGCTGCACCCGCCCCCGCTTTGGATGCCCTGCAAAGCTGGGCCAGCCAGCAAGGCCAAGGCGACCTGGCAGCCCTGTGCCAGCGCTATGCCGCCCATACCGGCAACGGCTTTGCGGCCGAGCTGCCCGGCCCCACCGGCGAGCGCAACCTGTATGTGCTGAGCGGCCGCGAGCGTGTGGCCTGTGTGGCCAGCAGCAACACCCTGCTGCTGGCGCAGCTGGCTGCCGTGCTAGCCGTGGGCGCCACCGCCGTCTGGCCCGCAGGCAGCGCCCACACCAGCCTGCTCGCCCAGCTGCCCGCCTCCGTGCGTGCTTCAGTGCAACTGTCCAGCCACAGCGGCCAGGCCTTCTTGCAGACCGAAGCCTTTGATGCCCTGGTCATCGACGCGGCCAGCGGCTGGCAAGCTGCTGGCAACAGCCTCGTCGACCGTGCGGGCGCCATCGTGCCGATGACCGCCCAGGCCCCAGACGGCAGCCTGCCGCTGTTCCGCCTGCTGGCCGAGCATGCCATCAGCATCAACACGGCAGCGGCTGGGGGCAATGCCAGCTTGATGACTTTGGATTAA
- a CDS encoding Lrp/AsnC ligand binding domain-containing protein, whose amino-acid sequence MTAIIAPPEDLDRIDLRILAVLQRDGRISNLKLAEAVSLSATAVLARVQRLTKEGYITGYEARLNPQKLGAAMLVFIEVLLDRTTPNVFDEFKAAVQVRPEIMECHMVAGGFDYLVKIRVADMNHYRHFAGEVLWQLPGVRETRTYAVMEEVKSSNRLYLGGS is encoded by the coding sequence ATGACCGCCATTATTGCCCCGCCGGAAGACCTGGACCGCATCGATCTGCGCATTCTGGCCGTGCTGCAGCGCGATGGCCGCATCTCCAACCTGAAGCTGGCCGAGGCGGTGTCGCTGTCGGCCACAGCGGTGCTGGCCCGCGTGCAGCGCCTCACCAAGGAGGGCTATATCACCGGCTACGAGGCGCGGCTCAACCCGCAAAAGCTGGGCGCGGCGATGCTGGTCTTTATCGAGGTGCTGCTCGACCGCACCACGCCCAATGTGTTTGACGAGTTCAAGGCGGCTGTGCAGGTGCGGCCCGAGATCATGGAGTGCCATATGGTCGCTGGCGGCTTTGACTACTTGGTCAAGATCCGCGTGGCCGACATGAACCATTACCGCCACTTTGCCGGTGAGGTGTTGTGGCAGCTGCCCGGCGTGCGCGAGACCCGCACCTATGCGGTGATGGAAGAGGTCAAAAGCTCCAACCGGCTGTACCTGGGCGGCAGTTGA
- the metX gene encoding homoserine O-succinyltransferase MetX, with protein sequence MSFVATPQSMHFPEALPLQSGASIRDYDLAYETYGQLNADRSNAILVCHALNASHHVAGYYEGQAKSEGWWDNMIGPGKPVDTNQFFVIGVNNLGSCFGSTGPMHMNPDGGHVYGADFPVVTVEDWVDAQALLLDRLGITQLAAVLGGSLGGMQALSWTLQYPDRMRHAVVVASAPCLSAENIAFNEVARRAIVTDPDFHGGHFYREGVIPKRGLRIARMIGHITYLSDDVMNQKFGRQLREGLDLKYSTQDVEFQIESYLRYQGDKFSDYFDANTYLLITRALDYFDPAKPFGGDLTQALAGAKARFMLVSFSTDWRFSPARSREIVKALLDNRRTVSYAEIDAPHGHDAFLLDDARYMGVMRSYFDNMARELTAGQTSAQEAV encoded by the coding sequence ATGTCATTCGTTGCAACACCCCAGTCCATGCATTTCCCGGAGGCGCTCCCTCTGCAAAGCGGCGCCTCCATCCGCGACTATGACCTGGCCTACGAGACCTACGGCCAGCTCAACGCCGACCGCTCCAACGCCATCCTCGTCTGCCACGCGCTCAATGCCTCGCACCATGTGGCCGGCTATTACGAAGGCCAGGCCAAGAGCGAGGGCTGGTGGGACAACATGATCGGCCCGGGCAAGCCGGTCGATACCAACCAGTTCTTTGTCATTGGCGTCAACAACCTGGGCTCCTGCTTTGGCTCGACCGGGCCCATGCACATGAACCCGGACGGCGGACATGTCTATGGCGCTGATTTCCCAGTGGTGACGGTGGAAGACTGGGTCGATGCCCAGGCGCTGCTGCTGGACCGGCTCGGCATCACCCAACTGGCCGCCGTACTGGGCGGCAGCCTGGGCGGCATGCAGGCGCTGTCCTGGACCTTGCAGTACCCCGACCGCATGCGCCACGCCGTGGTGGTGGCCAGCGCGCCCTGTCTGTCGGCCGAGAACATTGCCTTCAACGAGGTGGCGCGCCGCGCCATCGTGACCGACCCGGACTTCCATGGCGGGCACTTCTACCGCGAGGGTGTGATCCCCAAGCGCGGCTTGCGCATTGCTCGCATGATCGGCCACATCACCTACCTGAGCGACGATGTGATGAACCAGAAGTTCGGCCGCCAGCTGCGCGAAGGCCTGGACCTGAAATACAGCACCCAGGATGTGGAGTTCCAGATCGAAAGCTATCTGCGCTACCAGGGTGACAAGTTCAGCGACTACTTCGACGCCAACACCTATTTGCTGATCACCCGCGCGCTGGACTACTTTGACCCGGCCAAGCCCTTTGGTGGTGACCTGACCCAGGCGCTGGCGGGCGCCAAGGCGCGCTTCATGCTGGTGAGCTTCAGCACCGACTGGCGCTTTTCGCCGGCGCGCAGCCGCGAGATCGTCAAGGCCTTGCTCGACAACCGCCGCACCGTCAGCTACGCCGAGATCGATGCGCCCCACGGGCATGACGCGTTTTTGCTCGACGATGCCCGCTACATGGGTGTGATGCGTTCCTATTTTGACAACATGGCCCGCGAGTTGACCGCCGGCCAGACCAGCGCCCAGGAGGCGGTATGA
- the metW gene encoding methionine biosynthesis protein MetW: MTEASSTFQAIANLVPEGARVLDLGCGDGSLLAYLQRERQCSGYGIEFDDSNVLACVRRGVNVLQLNLEDGLAIFEDNSFDVVLQIDTLQHLRNAEVMLRETARIGKQGVVAFPNFAHWPNRLSILQGRMPVTKRLPYQWYDTPNIRVGTYKDFEVLALKNKLRILDSFGLQGGEVRRWLPNARAGTAVFHFEHA; this comes from the coding sequence ATGACCGAAGCTTCTTCCACCTTCCAGGCCATTGCCAACCTGGTGCCCGAGGGCGCCCGCGTGCTCGACCTGGGTTGCGGCGATGGCAGCCTGCTGGCCTACTTGCAGCGCGAGCGCCAGTGCAGCGGCTACGGCATCGAGTTTGACGACAGCAATGTGCTGGCCTGCGTGCGCCGGGGCGTGAACGTGCTGCAGCTGAATCTGGAAGACGGCCTGGCCATCTTCGAGGACAACAGCTTTGATGTGGTGCTGCAGATCGACACCTTGCAGCATCTGCGCAATGCCGAGGTGATGCTGCGCGAGACGGCGCGCATTGGCAAGCAGGGCGTGGTCGCCTTCCCCAACTTTGCCCACTGGCCCAACCGCCTGTCCATCCTGCAAGGCCGCATGCCGGTGACCAAGCGCCTGCCCTACCAGTGGTATGACACGCCCAATATCCGCGTTGGTACCTACAAGGATTTTGAGGTGCTGGCGCTCAAGAACAAGCTGCGTATTCTGGACAGCTTTGGCCTGCAGGGTGGCGAGGTGCGGCGCTGGCTGCCCAATGCCCGCGCGGGCACGGCGGTGTTCCACTTCGAGCACGCCTGA